The following coding sequences are from one Phenylobacterium glaciei window:
- the yacG gene encoding DNA gyrase inhibitor YacG yields MTTAPCPICKKPGSTEYRPFCSRRCSDVDLQRWLVGSYAIPVEADEADSLHDEDDGN; encoded by the coding sequence ATGACCACCGCCCCCTGTCCCATCTGCAAGAAGCCCGGCTCCACGGAATATCGCCCCTTCTGCTCGCGCCGCTGTTCCGACGTCGACCTGCAGCGCTGGCTGGTGGGGAGCTATGCGATTCCGGTGGAAGCGGACGAGGCCGACAGCCTCCACGACGAGGATGACGGGAATTGA
- a CDS encoding ribonuclease E/G gives MSARKLYLDRAIGETRGVVTLDGAPERLLIVRDGDGPLTQLGARLVGRVRKVEPAFASAFIDLGGVEALMAFKPDARPVEGQAIEVEIRSEPRDGKLATVRLIGPAEGKPRLLTAAPDIAEQLSFLARDTPIIEGRQARAMADAAEAEALETIHPLPGGGDLAIEPTRALVAIDVDVGERKGQDVKRVTRQANHTALAESARLLRLKGLGGIVVIDLVGRGHDGNALLTAARTAFSPDNPGVAIGPVGRFGTMEMTVPRRGRALRDILGDGAGGLSDLTLALRLIRRLEAAAASDPGGRLIATCAPSVAQAAKPYGETLAARIGARFVIETNPDWPRDRLDVR, from the coding sequence ATGAGCGCGCGGAAACTCTATCTGGACCGGGCTATCGGTGAGACGCGCGGCGTCGTCACCTTGGACGGTGCGCCGGAACGTCTGCTGATCGTGCGCGACGGCGACGGCCCCCTGACCCAGCTCGGCGCGCGGCTGGTGGGCCGGGTGCGCAAGGTGGAGCCGGCCTTCGCCTCGGCCTTCATCGATCTCGGCGGCGTCGAGGCCCTGATGGCCTTCAAGCCCGACGCGCGACCCGTCGAGGGCCAGGCCATCGAGGTGGAGATCCGCAGCGAGCCCCGTGACGGCAAGCTGGCCACCGTGCGGTTGATCGGCCCGGCCGAGGGCAAACCGCGCCTGCTGACCGCCGCCCCGGACATCGCCGAACAGCTCAGCTTCCTCGCCCGCGACACCCCGATCATCGAGGGCCGCCAGGCCCGCGCCATGGCCGACGCGGCCGAGGCCGAGGCCTTGGAGACGATCCATCCGCTGCCCGGCGGCGGGGATCTGGCCATCGAGCCGACCCGCGCCCTGGTGGCCATCGATGTCGATGTCGGTGAGCGCAAGGGCCAGGACGTCAAGCGCGTCACCCGTCAAGCCAACCACACGGCGCTCGCCGAATCCGCCCGCCTGCTGCGGCTGAAGGGCCTGGGCGGCATCGTTGTGATCGACCTGGTGGGGCGGGGCCATGACGGCAACGCCTTGCTGACGGCGGCCCGCACCGCCTTTTCCCCCGACAATCCCGGCGTCGCCATCGGTCCCGTGGGCCGTTTCGGCACCATGGAGATGACCGTGCCCCGGCGGGGCCGCGCGCTCCGCGACATCCTCGGCGACGGGGCAGGGGGCTTGTCGGACCTGACCCTGGCCCTGCGCCTCATCCGCCGCCTGGAAGCGGCCGCCGCCAGCGACCCCGGCGGGCGCCTGATCGCCACCTGCGCGCCCTCGGTGGCCCAGGCCGCCAAGCCTTACGGCGAAACCCTTGCGGCGCGGATCGGCGCGCGGTTCGTTATCGAGACCAACCCCGACTGGCCCCGAGATCGCCTGGACGTCCGATGA
- a CDS encoding Maf family protein: MTTPRLVLASASPRRLDLLAQIDLKPDAVVAAEIDETPLPNETPRLLALRLAVAKAAKVSAEQPDAYVLAADTVVAVGRRVLPKVETEAEGRACLELLSGRAHKVLTAVAVQAPDGRAVSRLVESRLHVKRLTPAEISAYLASGEGIGKAGGYAIQGRAGAFVMSLQGSYPAVVGLPLYETLNLLTGLGYVTP; encoded by the coding sequence ATGACGACGCCGCGCCTGGTGCTGGCCTCCGCGAGCCCCAGGCGGCTCGATCTCCTGGCCCAGATCGATCTCAAGCCGGACGCCGTGGTGGCCGCTGAGATCGACGAAACCCCACTTCCCAACGAGACGCCGCGCCTGCTGGCGCTGCGGCTGGCCGTGGCAAAGGCGGCCAAGGTCTCAGCCGAGCAGCCGGACGCCTATGTCCTGGCCGCTGACACGGTGGTGGCCGTTGGCCGCCGGGTCCTGCCCAAGGTGGAGACCGAAGCCGAGGGCCGCGCCTGTCTGGAGCTGTTGTCGGGCCGCGCCCACAAGGTGCTAACCGCCGTTGCCGTTCAGGCTCCCGACGGCCGCGCCGTTAGCCGGCTGGTGGAGAGCCGCCTGCACGTCAAGCGTCTGACTCCCGCCGAGATATCAGCCTACCTCGCCTCGGGCGAGGGGATCGGCAAGGCCGGCGGCTATGCGATCCAAGGACGGGCCGGCGCCTTCGTCATGTCCCTGCAGGGTTCCTATCCCGCGGTCGTGGGCCTGCCGCTCTATGAGACGCTCAACCTGCTGACCGGCCTGGGTTATGTGACGCCATGA
- the infA gene encoding translation initiation factor IF-1, producing the protein MAKEELLEFPGTVSEVLPNATFRVKLENDHEIIAHTAGKMRKNRIRVSAGDKVLVEMTPYDLSKGRITFRVR; encoded by the coding sequence ATGGCTAAAGAAGAACTTTTGGAGTTTCCGGGCACGGTCAGTGAAGTCCTGCCCAACGCGACGTTCCGCGTGAAGCTCGAGAACGATCACGAGATCATCGCCCACACCGCCGGCAAGATGCGCAAGAACCGCATCCGGGTTTCGGCCGGCGACAAGGTTCTGGTGGAGATGACCCCCTACGACCTGTCCAAGGGCCGCATCACCTTCCGCGTCCGCTAG